A region of the Styela clava chromosome 1, kaStyClav1.hap1.2, whole genome shotgun sequence genome:
TTACGTCGCTTAGTGAACATGTATCCCGGTGACAAACCTACCTCAAAAACATCTTTATACTTCAAAATGAAAGCAATTCCATTCGCATCATTAGTCAGACCGACAACATTCTGCAGCGCTGCTATCTTTAGCTCTGGCTTTGTAGAAATCCGCAAGAACTGAACAAGTTCTTGGGCAACTTTTGTCTCAGCCATCTTCGTCACCGAGGAATGAGGATGCGTGCGGTTTACGATGGCATCTATAAGTAAACTGTGGCGTGGCATTCAATGCCGCTTTGTGTCTCACCAAGTCCGTGCATTCCAGCATGCATTCTTGCAAATAATTATCCCTCTCACATCGAATTTGAACCTGCCAACCCACCGAGGGTATTCAGATGCGCGGTGGTGAGCGgccctaacgcttagcatgatgcactACACCGCCGGTAAATCACCAAACCACTTGTTGATTACGGCTTACTCCAACAtcgagtccatgcatctgaaacaactggctgactaatcccatactagACTTGGAGTGGCAATCGGACGAGAAAACGTGGTTCCCAAAATATTATCGCCTTACCACTcacccaggataaatatgtaaactcGCCTCCTCTATTAAAATtgaacaattatatattttcttcaatCAAAACTGTAACACAAATGCATAATCTAAGTGAACTGAATAGATACAATTTGATTAAAAGCAAAAATGCAATGTTGGTTATACAATCCTGACATGAATATTACATAACAAAAGTGAACAATTTTCAGATAAAGTTGACATCAAGCGcatacatctgaaaacaaatttaaagtttaatttgaaaagtttataaaagtttaagTTTATTTCGATCACATAATCAGCAATATACGATAAAagaatagataaaaacaaaattaaaagtacctgattatagaatcgggagagcaaacaaaacctcgagtaaggtttgaaacgaacaaattttagatggaaaggtattgataaaagaagtagtacgtgttcgctcacccaaaagtaaaaaaaaaaactaattaaggcacgcacacacacacacaatcatcgagacatgatactgtcggaagtgaaaaaagcgagacttaaaatcaattaaattactcagtaaaaaggaaaatgtacaaacaaatgaaaaaaaatgaataggcctaaattcttttgccacactaaatcaaaaattttatgaggattgccaaattggataccAAATTAGTCAACAAGAGTAATATACTGTGGATAGAGAAGTATTCTTCAAAAgatattgtcaagctgattataattggagtcacctaatgccaaatcagaattgccaagttggatgtatgaagaggtgggctagacctgcttcactcatcaaatagaagccacaacaagccaaataacgtccaaattattttaaatacttttaatcaataacagtaccggtaatcataattaaaattaattagggcTAGCTAATCCCATGCCCAATATGGACTGGAGTGCGCAGGCAATTTTTTTAGGGAACGtgaattcaattaaaatatttgttaaatttgatcttaCTCAcctcattttggatatttaatttattttattatatactttttatccacatattttcaattgttctTTCGGATAAAACAGgcttttgccttactatctgttatttgtagctaaTTGTTAGCTAGTTGAGGTGGGGctcgagacttgacaaattttaaaaagtaagaGAACCATTGTATTAGAGAAAGATTAGTTCTTTgactaaattttttaatagtatACACAAAAGGCTtaaaatcattcaatttcacCCAAAATTGGTTATATAAACTAGGGGTTCTCAAACATTCAATGTTACGGAGCCCACAAAGAAGTTGACTATTCTTTACAGAGCACTACaaataaatttcgaaaaaataaataaaacaaaaaacacattgttagTTACTGATtgatattcctgagtaagttaaaataactttattttatttaaatgctAAAACTTTTGAATCTAACTTTCacagataaattttatataccaaatattttaattgaaaacgTCAGTTAagaataataaaactaaaacgaAAGATAACatgataagttttgttttagcagacTCGCGACAGATAAAAAACGCCTTtctagacattgtaaatcacaaactttggtgttatgttaggttattCATGGATGTTATACCGTAGttactgaaatcgaaacacagtcaattgtgtgcCAGATatacctttttatccattctgaaactaccgacggagccacATGCGACGTTTTCTCGATATGTggcgatatataagataattgcAAAGATTAATAATCAATTTGTTATTGCGGACAAAGCACATGTCAAACTTCCGTTTACTTGACTTTGTTGTTTCTCATTTgttgtccgcggattgccgtggtaATTTTAACATAAGTCAACGTATCCACAGGTTACATTAAAGCCAATAAACAAGGCATTCGAATATGAAGACATCGGTCAAGGATTGcataattgtaaattgtactcattgagATTTTAATGCCGCTGAAAGGGCGCTCCAcaagtatgtgcactaagatggcaaacagagggagagagagagagatttattttttcgtcaacaacctaacctggtgcacatactatgttcaggttgtgcgtcatcttggtgcacatactacagcaGCACCGCTGAAagaacaactcaaatttgataaattttagaattgcaaaaatacaatttcaatCTATAGTTGGCAATTTAGCactttatttttttagaatagtaaaaatattttttcatttcaataatGGTAATGTCGATTCAAAGGCAAGAAatgatgaacacaattaaattattatgacaagacattttaaatgcacGAATCGGTCATGGATGGAAACTCGTTGTCAACCGAGATAATGGTGCCCTAGAATATCCAATTTTGAACCCAATGTTGTATTTGTATTACCACCCCGTTGTCATATTTGGactgttgtcaaattttgacAAGTAATCGAATAGCGCAAGGCGCCCCCAGGTTACTCtagcggagccctggggcttcgTACaaagcactttgagaacccatGATATAAACAACAAGTGGGAGCATGTTGCATCAGCtacatttgtatatatataaattagaaATTGTGCCGGTCATTCAGTGTTTGACATACATATAATAAACATAGTTAGGTCTAACATTTTTACGAGTTGAACTGCAAAAGCATCAAAAGATAGGTTAATTCAAGTTATAATTTGAAATTGCTTTGATGATTTACTCAGATTTCACCActgataaaattttattctgaaagCTTTGAGTCTGGTGATTTTACTAATTTCTGTGTAATTCTTCAGACCCACTGGGAAGTGTACTGAACTGGTTTGCATTTTGTACTTCCATGTTCACTGATTGCGCAGCAAACTTTTGAGCAGGCGGCTCATTTTCATCTGGAGAAATAGACAGATCTTCGTCCCATTCAACAGACCCACTGTAAAACGTATTGAGTGAGTCTAACTTTTGCTCTTCCACGTTCACTGATTCAGCGTTGGGTGGCTCATGAAGTGGATTTGCATCTGGTGAAATACACAGAACTTCGCTCAATTCGTCAGAACTACTGGGAAGCGTTTCAACCAAGTCTGATTGTTGCACTTCCATCTTCACTGATTTAGCAGCGGGTGACTCTTGAAGTAGCTTTCCATTTGGTAAAATAGACAGATCTCTGCCCGTTGCGACAGACCCACTGGGAGGCAATTTTTTCATTGATTCCGAGTTAAGCAACTCATGAAGTGGATTTACGTCCGGCCAAAGAGACTGAGCTTCTCCGAATTCTTCAAAACCACTGAGAAGCGTATTGAGCGAGCATGACTTTTGCGCTTCCTGGTTAACTGATTCCGGGTCAGGTGGCTCATGAAGAAGCTTTGCATCCGGTGAGTAATCATGTGCAACAGATCGAGCAGAATTTGACGGCTGATCACTACCTTGTCGGTTCCAAATATAATCATTAGGCATTTGTTCCCCAGATTGTGCAAAATATGCAGGGTTATCGTCATGTTGTTGGCCACTAACTCCATAATCATGAGGTATCAGTGTCACAGATTGAGCAGAATATGAATGACGATCATCACCTCGTTGGGCACGAATTTCATAATCATGGGGCCTCGGTGCCCAAGATTGAGCAGAATATGCAGGCTGATGGCCACCATTTCCATAATCATGGGGCATCTGTGGCAAAGATCTAGCAGAATATGCAGTATGATCGTCATTTCGTTGGGCACAAATTCCATAACCATGGGGCATCATAGTCGCATATTGAGCAGAATTTGAAGGCAGATCATCATGTTGTTGGCCACCATAATCACGGGGTCTCGGTGCCACAGATATAGCAGAATTAGAAGGCTGATCACTTTGTTGGCCCCAAACTCCATTATTACGGGGTCTCGGTGGGACAGATCTAGCAGAATATGGAGGATGACCTCCACCTTGGTGGCCCTGAACTTCATAATCAAGACTCTGTGCGACAGATCTCATCTGTGTTGAGATACCTGTAGTCATCATGTTCCTACCTAAAGTGGCTGTAAGATTTTTTAAGTCTGCGGAAATCTCAGCATAAGTTCTCTGTGTTAATTTGTCATCCCCCATGCTCACATCAAACTTTTGTCCAACACTTCCCTCTCCGGTAGCATTAATCTCAGTTTTTTGGAAGCGAAATTTCCagtcaagaaaaaaataattttcttcaatTATGTATTCATTGCTGCCATCGACAtccattttgaaattgatttttctaAGACCTTCCAGTTTATCCAGATTAATCAAGCTCATCGAAAATTGCCTATCAACACTGAAAAGCGGACTTGTCCATCTTGAAGAAAAGTTCACAACTGTGCTGACGGGTTCGACTTGAATATCTTGTCCATAGAACTTGGCTCTCCCATTGTCGCCGTAACTGAAACAAGCAAATTGAACACAATATGAAAAATCAATTGTGACACTGACAggatatcaataaaaaaattataatagataataatgtgcaagaggattgccgGGCTCTTCGCCACCGTAGAGTGgagtggttcatgtaactgctAGTCAGTTacggtttcctccaccatcaagtccattcaagggttgttgaaatttttggaaaactGAGAAAGTCGGCAATATCGCGTATAATtgcattttgctaaaatcgctGTTATTCAGGCCATAAAAACCTCTCATGGTAAatctctctaaatcacaaatttgtgccatgACAACGATGATGATTAGGTGCCGGTACATATTGTAGTACTCACAGAGAATTGTGAATCAGGTGAGAATTATTATATATTCATCGGCAGCGAAATGCTAAAGACAGATAAAAGAGTGAATCTGTGACACAAATTTATGATTGAAAAGTGGCAATGTCAAAGACTAAAAATTACAAACATTACAAAAATTACAAACCACAAACAATGTAAGTTTGTTGTAGGAGGCCTGTGACAAATTAATGTTCctctaggccagtggttcttaaactttctcgagcgcgacccaaatcttgAGTTTTaggaatactcgcgacccaatcctaaataacgcaaaatgtgtttttagtgttagtacagtttgactcaaatacagacaactatttattagaaacagtccattgactcagtgagattgatgtaactgaaatttccttttcattatatctccaatacacagctctattttacttaacgcaatacgcaagttgtcacgcgTATCGAGGccattgcgagcttagttttgataaccttcagtgccaaatatcctcgctcgcacaagtgccttgtcgcgaattgtagcagaaaaggcgcccgctgtccgtcgcaaacacgacatcctagctggccttcggtatctctcgcaatataaaactttttactcatcaaatgttCACACACTGTTTCGTttgcggtaaatggtgcctcgagatgaagtcacattttctctagatattgaataatctaatgtcgagaagcgagctttttcattgcgtcgtctattacaatttacattaccaaaaatacacccatttttggttattttaatccactaagacgacattccacgcagtcaacacaacgacaagcgacgtgcatggttaccgataccataaaaataatacacgtgactggcatatcagaattgtgatgtaacaatgagctcaagacagttctttccgtgaatgaaattttatatttcattatttttaaataccagaatttagaagctaaattgaaacattgggaaagctgaaaattcttccttctcctcttagattgcccttgcattgacgaccttgtcgcgacccatatttaaaccttccgcgacccatgtttgggtcgcgacccatactttaagaaccactgctctaggctattggttctcaaactgtggTCTGCGGTCGCTTAGGGGTCTGCAAATCGATTTTAGAGGGACCGCGAGACAGCTTTAACCTCGGCATAGAAGCACTTTGATATGAAGCAATATTATGATGCTTTCATGCTTTCACAGTGTTTCTCCTAATCACGACACGCTCTGCCGAAGAcattattacataacaaactctGGTGAACATGGCAAGTAACGCAAATCGGAGCGTATTGTTTATGGAAGGTGTGTGCATctgattgtaaattttttcgGGGTAATTTAAAAATGCCCTCTCCCCCTCATCAAATTCAGATATAACGATTCATATGTGAAATTTGATTTTGCTGTGATAAGTGCTGGAGAGAAAGAGAAGCCACAGTGGCACCGTCCTATCCCGATGTCGCTAAGATGGCCCTAAAAACGCTCATTCCATTTACAAAAACTTACGAATGTGAGGCAGCTTTTTCTACACCActccctattaaaaaaaaatgttgaaacagaATGTTGAAACGCGAGACATAATTTGAGAGTTGAGTTATCCAAAACATAACCCAAGGTAGGCTCATAACCAAGCAGGCTCCTTGAACTGTTTTAATGTCATTCAATAGATGAATGCTTGATATATCGCGTTGCTATTTGCTTTCATGTCTTTGGTGGACCGCGAGTCATCAGAAAAATTGCAAGGGGACCGACCGTTAggcataatttttcaaaaagtttgagaaccactgctccaggccattggttctcaaactggggttcGCAAAGCGATTTTAGGGGAACCGCGAGACAACTTTAATCTCGACGCAGAAGCACTTTGATTTGAGGTGAAATTTTGATGTAATGCTTTTACATTGTGTGTCCAAAGCACGACAGGCTTTACCGAAGACATTATCACGTAACAAACATTGGTAAACCTGTGACCATTCCATTTGCAACAACTTACGAATGTGAGGCAGCTTtttttttcttactcaaaacaaAATGTCGAAACAGAATGGACGTGAGTTACGATATGAGAGTTGCATTATCCAAAACAGAACCCAAGAACCCATCTCATTTAACTGTGTCAATGTCATTCAATATATGAATGCTTGATATACCGTGCTGCTATTTACTTTCATTTCTTTAGTGGACCACGAgtcatcagaaaaattgaaagGGGAACGTTAtgtgtaatatttcaaaaagtttgagaaccattgctctaggcattgtaaatcagaaaattttttgaaaaccaaACCAAACACATTATGTCTGGCCGCCATTGGGAACCATGCTGTCCAAATCTCATGCCAAAATTCCATTTAAAGCAGTGATGCTTATATTTTGTCGAGGCAACCGCAGTTTAGATTGAACTGATGTAATGGCGACTGGTTTAAAAGTCATTCCGTGATGATTTCGAGGtgatgtatttttaatttactgatatacttctatatttatttttattgtactaaattaaattgtTCTATAGAGGATTTTTTATCAGATATTTGAGATTTGTCTAATGGCGATAATGAATTCGCAAGATCACGAAACCAAACAAAATCAGGCAATTTACCTGGTATTTTTATGTCCACTGATTGCTGTGGTATTTTTGAGTAATAATGTTATTATATTGACGTAAGAAGACGCAACCGCCAGTTAAGACACAATTTAATTAATATGGGAGAATTTAGATTCCTGTAGTTTATTTTACGTGACAGAAAAGTCGGTTCTTTCAACAAATGCGTAGCAATCGTGGCGGCAGTTTTAGAAGGAAATAGGGATCTTTCCTCCTTTTGAAAATCCTAGCTGAGAACCTTCCGATATGGGCTGGTAACCAGGCAACAGTCCGTGGTGCGCCATATTGATTAAGCCGCCAGATCGACTTTACTTTTCctcaagataaatatgtaaatcctatccctagTTAAGACACACTGATGGTTAGTTGTGTACAAGTCTCCAGTCATGTGATTCAGCTAAATTCATTGATAAATGGAAGTTCCCAATGCTGCTTATCTTCGGCACTATCAGGGATGAATTCACCATCAAGCAAGTTAGGCAAAAGCCCAGAGGCATCAAGACTCGGGGGCCTACAAAATGGCTTAGCCTCTAATTATCTAAATTCGCTCCTGGCTCCCATCCATGGTAAATgcgaaaaacagaaaataaacgaCCAAAAGGATTTTAACTTACTTCACTTCAAAACTCTCTGGGTGAACCAGAATTTTAGCTCGTTGTGTCTTGATCATTTTCAGCAGATCTTGAACCTCAAAAAATCCATTACTGCACACATATGAATGGATGATATGGAATTTGGGGATTTCTTCGGAAGGCTCAGTCAGAAAGACAGTGTTGAGATAATGTCTTCTCATTTTTGGAAATTCTTCCTTTTTCACATATATACCAAACCTGAAATCAAGGTTGGCAATTTAACTTATGAATAAAGAAACTCTTTGCTTACGCAAACCAGTGACCTTTGAAATCAATTCATTTTAGCATAAAGCAGTGGCTCCCAAACATTTCATTTGTGTGAAGTTAAATTATCAAtgaaaaaactcacggcgcacaTGAAACTCAAATTTGTGATCTTTATTGTGTTTGTTTGTGCcttttaaccctttccgtgcggtgggcacgtatacgtaccaacgacaaaagtcgctagattgcggcgggtacgttgatgtactccactgttttatttagcaatcggtcgcaaactgttggtctagtttttccggtttttagtttattgataagaagtcttcttcgagattaacataagcgacggtaaatctcgctttcgtttaccacaggaattttatttgcggcggaacgagggagtgtttttgaaatttatgcaaatttcagtgttttttgggtggtaatagaaggcatattatcccttccatctactgaagtattttgagttagatcacaaAATTATtatagcaatattatgctattgtttgccaaccacgaagcggtaacagtaaaggatttagcgaatatttctattttttatcaactcccaagtttcaactcccaagaaaaaaaaagccttttttctatccggtttgtgactcagaccaccacttttggaaaaaattttttttaatcgccaactgcaagctctttaaataagctttccaacgagccatCAGTGGGCAGTAGAGGAtcattagttgtgggggtacaaatgcataaaatcggcttagcaaatacgattatttaataaaaaataaaaatcgcatggaaagggttaaagtttgtaaacatgttgGCCTAAAGGTACAAAGGTCAATGTAACAATGGGGGCAGGCACTATTTAACAGAAAGTAAaggacatagaaaggtaaaattaatttattgatccatatacacatcatttaatTACCGATagtaagaaacaataaaacattaataaatacaatatgtgaaACATTCAAGGattatgatttacatatttatcccgggggttAAGAAAAATCGATAatacggcttaaccatatggcaaaccacgccTCTCGTTCGAATACCATTCCGTGTCGGTTATGAGattagttattatttttttggaaGCATCgccttgatggtggaggaagccataaccgaccagcggttatgtgcaCAACCCTACTgcggcgaggagtctagcaatcctctcgcacataaccatccttgCATGGGAtacaaacctgcgaacccacgcagagtaatcagaggagcggtggcgagcgtattcctaacactccTGTCTATTCCTGTCCTGTGGTTGCTCTATTGACAGCCGCTGTTCTGACAATCGCTATTTGGAACCCTAGCAAGGCATAGATGATGAAAACTTCTGAAGTTGCTGTAAATTGTGTTTAAAAATGCACCTACCATAATGATAATACCAATAGCATACCGTtttgtgaatatatatttttgaaaaccacATTTGGGCTATGGACAGAGAATTCAGGCGGCctctaatttctttttttttttttaattcttttttttttacttgaaCGAAATCCATTGGATATCCCTATCTAGCATTTATAACAGTAATTATTGCTTacttgcaaaattttt
Encoded here:
- the LOC120337162 gene encoding uncharacterized protein LOC120337162: MDDTVVLLAFVWISLLAAGFLHYVFSNFIRHHQAPDTTKRTQDADHEIRDSKSEEVDVSAKVPSTHVTQERTEIVNGDEKNLSVNVPVTKVQSVIWEDTVQRSDNERRILPSPPARRDNVDDESWQQLPEHEAPPPPYSAEQPKDENPYYTDGQNITKEQDTQQISTEVDPQSKKATLLPQDMPGLGVPTKKKKHESVQELQYAMTPMKLLEVKRGNQRVIESFEKEPLKFKLDQDGCCVVTPYCVALFPVDCVKEEKTITMRADPHGPYSKVSKERLYICPHIVFESEQKMEFEAYVTLTIVVQYSAKDPDVKIKLHVERINKGVITDDKLASYGQGKLVSIKVKKFCKFGIYVKKEEFPKMRRHYLNTVFLTEPSEEIPKFHIIHSYVCSNGFFEVQDLLKMIKTQRAKILVHPESFEVNYGDNGRAKFYGQDIQVEPVSTVVNFSSRWTSPLFSVDRQFSMSLINLDKLEGLRKINFKMDVDGSNEYIIEENYFFLDWKFRFQKTEINATGEGSVGQKFDVSMGDDKLTQRTYAEISADLKNLTATLGRNMMTTGISTQMRSVAQSLDYEVQGHQGGGHPPYSARSVPPRPRNNGVWGQQSDQPSNSAISVAPRPRDYGGQQHDDLPSNSAQYATMMPHGYGICAQRNDDHTAYSARSLPQMPHDYGNGGHQPAYSAQSWAPRPHDYEIRAQRGDDRHSYSAQSVTLIPHDYGVSGQQHDDNPAYFAQSGEQMPNDYIWNRQGSDQPSNSARSVAHDYSPDAKLLHEPPDPESVNQEAQKSCSLNTLLSGFEEFGEAQSLWPDVNPLHELLNSESMKKLPPSGSVATGRDLSILPNGKLLQESPAAKSVKMEVQQSDLVETLPSSSDELSEVLCISPDANPLHEPPNAESVNVEEQKLDSLNTFYSGSVEWDEDLSISPDENEPPAQKFAAQSVNMEVQNANQFSTLPSGSEELHRN